Genomic segment of Iocasia fonsfrigidae:
ATCATTAATGGTATTGTCATCGGCCCACCTAATGCCAGAAAACTATATATTTTACCTAAATTCAATTCCACCACTCCTTTTATACTTGTCCTATAATTATAAATTCTACATCTAAGAGAGTTTTCCTGCCTATCTATTTAAAATTTAAAAAAGCCTTTAATCTTTAAGACTAAAGGCCTGAATAATATCTAGTAAAATTATATATTATTTTATCTATGCGTTATTATTAACTGTCATGTATTTTGCATCATGTAAAATTTCATCTATTTCCTGATTACTTATTTCAACCCCTCTATCTTTAATCAATTTTTTTATATTTTTATCATATACAGTAGTATATTCCATAAAGGTTTCTTCTAACTTTTTCATATAATCAAGCCCCAAGTTTTCACACTCCCATCTATTTTTACTTATATTATTTCTATAATAAAAAATTTTATTCATTTATAAAAACAATAATTTACAAACAAATACTGCTGCAAAAAAACCAGCAATATCGGCTAATAAACCTACAGTTACAGCATATCTATATTTTTTTATACCAATAGCCCCAAAATACACAGCAATTATATAAAAAGTAGTTTCAGTACTTCCTTGTATAGTAGAAGCAAGTTTACCTATAAAAGAATCTGGACCAGAGTTTTTTAGTAAATAACTTGTGTATGAAAGTGAAGCATTACCAGAAAGAGGTCTTAAAAACAATAATGGCAGAACATCATCAGGTATTCCTAATTTTTTTGTGACTGGATTTATCAAATTAATTAATAGATTCATAGCACCTGAAACTCGAAAAATATTAATTACAATCATCATAGCCAGTAAATAGGGAAAGATCTTTAAAACTGTTTTAACCCCACCCTTTGCACCTTCAACAAAAACATCATATACCTTTACACCTTTTAAAAAACCATATAATGGTATAATAAGGATTAAAATTGCTATACTCCAGTTAGAGATCCCTTTTATTATCTCAAACAATCAACTCACTCCCTGGTAAAAACTCTGAAAAATCTGTCAAAAAATAAGGCGGTAACCGTTGAAATGCTTGTTGCAAAAATACTACTCACTATTATTATTGTTGGATTATTTGAATTACAGGCAACCCTTAAACTGATTATTGTTGCCGGAATGATTGTTATACTGGAAGTATTCAGGGCAAGTAACGTACACATAGCAAAACTGGCTCTTTCTTTTTTTGGATTAATATCCTGTAATTCCTGCATTGCTTTAATACCTAAAGGAGTAGCAGAGTTTCCCAGACCCAGCATATTGGCTACCATATTTAAAACTATAGCCCCCCTTGCTGGATGACCATCAGGTATTCCGGGAAAAATTAAATTAATTAATGGTTTAATTAATCTCCCCAACAGCTGAGTAAAACCAGATTTCTGGGCAATATTCATGATTCCCAACCAAAGCGCTATGGGTCCTAATAAATCTATTGTTAGTCTTACACTATCTTCAGCACCCTGAAAAATTGCCTCTGAGACCTTATCTATCTGCCCAGTAATCCCCCCTACTATAAATCCAGTAATAATCAATCCCAGCCACAAATAATTAATCATAAACCTACCCCCAGTAAATCACTTATAAAATAGGACCAATTCCCCCAGAATATTTATTAATATCTCTCCTGGAATAAGCATTTTTATAAAGCATCTCCTTTAGCTTATTTAACTTAGCAATATTTTCTAAACCAACCGTAATACTTTTAATCCCATCATAATCTGTACTTAAGTATAATATAATTAATACCCTATAAGCTTTCTAATATAATCTATATGCTTAATTACATCTATTATTTCTGCTTTAGCAGAATTATTTAAAAAAGCTGAGTATCCCTGACTGCCTCTACCCCCTCAACACCATAATAGCTCCATAAATCCAGACATAAAATAACCCCCCCAAAATACAAAAATCCTGCTTGCCCGGCGGACAAACAGGTCAATTACAAATATATTATCGCGGTTCTACAATTAATTTGATAGCTGTTCTTTCTTCACCATCAATCTCTATATCTGTGAATGCAGGAATACAAATCAGGTCAATTCCACTGGGAGCAACAAACCCTCTTGCAATTGCTACTGCTTTTATACCCTGGTTCAAAGCCCCAGCCCCAATAGCTTGTAGTTCAGCACTACCTCTTTCTCTTAATACACCAGCTAATGCGCCAGCTACTTTATTAGGGCTCGATTTTGCTGATACTTTTAATACTTCCATGATAGTAAAAAACCTCCTTGTATTGTTAAATTTAACTATTCTTATATATTATATTAGTCACTTATAAAAAAATTCCTGCAAGTTTAGTAAAATAATTCTAAAAATTATTTCAAAGAGGTTTGATGTATTCGTAAAACACTTTCTGCTTTTCCTGTAGTGTCATTTATATCAACTAGAAGGCCTTCCAGCTGATAAAGACCCCTGGCCACTTTAAAACGTTGAGGTATCTGATATCTAAACCTTTCAATTACACTAGTTTTAGACATACCCAATATCGAATCAACAGCACCTGTCATACCAAGATCAGTAATATAAGCTGTCTGCTGTTCTATAATCTTTTCATCAGCAGTTTGTATATGGGTATGTGTACCAACAACACAGCTGACATCAGCAGTTACATAATGGGCAAATGCTAACTTTTCACCAGTAGCTTCAGCATGAAAATCAATTACTATTAGATCGGATTCCTTTTTTATATTAGCTATTTCCTGTTCATATTTATCAAAGGGAGAATTATTATCCATAAAGACCTGGCCTATAAAATTCACAACAGCAAGTTTTTTATTATTTATTGCAAAAATCCGCCAGCCTGAACCAGGACTACCCAGGTTATAGTTTAACGGCCGAACAATTGCATACTCATCAATAATATTTAAAATATCTTTATTATCCCAGGTATGATTACCCATAGTTAAACAATTAATCCCATAACTATAGAGTTCTTGAGCCACTAATTTAGTTAATCCAAAGCCACCAGCTGCATTTTCACCATTAGCAATTACAAAATCAAAACCATGCTTTTTCTGAAGGTCAGGCAATATTTCTTTAACTGCTTTCCGACCAATACGTCCAACTATATCACCTATAAAGAAAATTCTCATTTTTATCCACCTTATATTTTTAGCTTTATTCTAAAAAGGGCCCCTGTAAAAGGAGCCCGGATATTCATATATTATTTTGCATAATCAACAGACCTGGTCTCTCTAATAACAACAACCTTAATCTGTCCAGGATAGTCAAGACTTTCTTCAATTCTCTTCGATAAATCTCTAGCAACTTTCGAAGACTTGGAATCATCAATCTTATCAGACTCAACAATTACCCTGATTTCACGGCCAGCCTGTATAGCATAAGCCTTTTCAACACCATTATATGTGTTGGCAATATTTTCTAATTCTTCAAGACGCTTGATATATGATTCCAGCGTTTCCCTTCTGGCCCCAGGTCTTGCAGCTGAAATTGCATCTGCAGCTGAAACCAAGACAGCTTCTATTGATTCAAATTCAATATCTCCATGATGAGCACCAATAGTATGAATTACTTTATCAGATTCTCCATATTTGCGAGCAAGGTCCATACCAATTTTGATATGCGGCCCTTCAACCTCATGATCAATCGATTTTCCTATATCATGCAGTAATCCACCTCGTTTAGCAAGAGTAATATCAGCACCTAATTCAGCTGCCATAATTCCTGCCAGATATGAAACTTCCAGTGAATGCTGTAACACATTTTGTCCATAACTGGTCCTAAATTTTAGCCTTCCCAGTAATTTAACCAATTCTGAATGAAGACCGTGTACTCCCGCATCAAAAGTAGCCTGTTCACCAACTTCTCTAATATGTGTGTCCAATTCTTTCCTGGCCTTTTCTACCATTTCCTCTATGCGAGCTGGATGAATTCTTCCATCAACTATTAATTTCTCCAGAGCAATCCTGGCAATTTCTCTTCTCATGGGATCAAAACCGGAGATAACAACTGCCTCAGGTGTATCATCAATAATTAAGTCAATACCAGTTATACTTTCAAGTGTCCTGATATTACGCCCTTCACGCCCAATAATTCTACCCTTCATCTCATCATTTGGTAGAGAAACAACAGAGATGGTTGTTTCAGCAACATGATCAGCAGCACAGCGTTGGATTGCCAGTGAGATAATCTCTCTTGCCTTCTTATCAGCTTCTTCCTTAACCCTTGCCTCCTTTTCCTTGATCATTTTAGCAAACTCATGCTCTAACTCTTCCTCAACCTTTTTAAAAAGGAATTCTTTGGCCTCATTTTGCGTAAAATTAGCAATCTCTTCAAGGGTTTTTAGCTGCTTTTCTTTCAAATTTACAATCTCTTTTTCCTGATTATTTAAATAATTTTCTTTATCACGTATACTCTGTTCTTTTCTTTCAAGTGTTTCCGTTCTGCGGTCTAAAGAATCTTCTTTATGAAGGAGTCTATTTTCTAACTTCTGCAATTCACTCCTTCTTTTTTGATTCTCTTTATCTGTTTCTTCTTTAATTTTATGGGCTGATTCCTTAGCTTCAAGGATTAATTCCCTTTTTTTTGATTCTGCTTCGCGTTCTGCCGTCTCACGAATTTTCCTAGCTTCCTGTTCAGCAGACTGTATTTTTGCTTCCGCAATATATTTTCTAATAAAATACCCGATAATAATACTGGCGGGTACAGCAACTACTACATACAATACACCTCCATTAATCGTATTCACCTCCCATCAAACAATATTTAATTAATTTATATACAAAGTCAAACAAAATCGGGAAAACGCCTGTTATTATTTTATCTCTTTTATCCCTGACTGTCAAGAAACTTAAACAAAAGATAAGCGGTATAAAGCCGAAGATAATATTTTATTGATTTTCTTCTATTTTTGAGACAACTATATTAACTAAATCAAAACTAAATCCTTTATTACGTAAATACCTTTTTAATCTTAAAAAATACTCTGCTTCATGATATTTATCTATCGAATGGGATTTTATCCATTTATTCGCTAATTTTTCAGCCATTTCCTTTTCATTGCCATCTGTTAAAAGTTTGTTTAAGACACTAGCAATAACCGCTGGTTTAACACCCTTATTCTTTAATTCTTTTTTTAAGTAATACCGCCCTCGCGGCTTATTAGCAATTCTATCCCGTATCCACATCTCAGCAAATCTTTTATCATTTAGATAGTCTAAATCCTTCAACCTTGCTATAACCTGATTAATAATAGCCCTTTTATGTCCTTTTCTTAATAGACGTTTTTTAAGTTCATTTTCACTCCTTTCCCGATAAGAAAGGAGATTAAAGGCATCATCCTTAGCAGATTGAAGGCAGTCATCAAGATTCTTCCTCACTGGCAGCAACCTCTTCTTCATCTAATAAACCTAATGAGCCCCTGATTTTTTCATCTACCTCTTTTAAGATATCTCCATTATCCTCCAGAAATTTCTTGGAGTTTTCCCGTCCCTGACCAAGTCGTTCATCACCATAAGAATACCAGGAACCAGCCCGATCAATAATACCGGTCTCAACCCCCATATCAAGTATACAACCAGAAGCAGAAATGCCGGTCCCATACATAATATCAAACATAGCCTGTCTAAATGGTGGGGCTACCTTGTTTTTGACAACCTTTACTTTAGTTTGAGCACCAATAGACTCATCACCATCTTTAATTGCCTGAGCCCGCCTTATCTCCATTCTTACAGAAGAATAAAACTTTAAAGCCCTTCCACCTGGAGTTGTCTCCGGGTTCCCAAACATAACCCCAACCTTTTCCCTGATTTGATTGATAAAAATACAAATAGTCTTGGATTTACTTATTGCCCCCGAAAGCTTACGCATGGCCTGTGACATTAATCTTGCCTGTAAACCAACATGACTGTCTCCCATCTCTCCATCTATTTCTGCCTTTGGAACCAGAGCAGCTACCGAATCAATTACAATAACATCTATAGCATTACTCCTCACTAAGGCTTCAGCAATTTCCAGGGCCTCTTCCCCATTATTCGGCTGTGATATCAAGAGATTATCAATATTAACCCCCAGGTTTTCCGAATACTTTGGATCAAGGGCATGTTCTGCATCTATAAAAGCAGCTATCCCACCCTTTTTCTGGGCTTCAGCTATAATATGTAAGGCTAGTGTCGTTTTCCCAGAGGATTCTGGCCCATATATCTCAATAATCCTACCCCTAGGAACCCCTCCTACACCAAGGGCTATATCAAGCGGAAGAGCCCCTGTGGGTATAACCTCTACATTCATTGCTTTAGCCTCTCCCAATTTCATAATTGAACCTTGACCAAACTGTTTTTCAATTCTTTTAATCGCCATATCAAGCGCTTTTTCTTTTTCGTTAACCACATTATTCACCTCACAGATAATTTCCTTCTATAGAACATTTGTTTATAATTCTATTATAGAACATTTGTTTAGAAAAAACAAGTATATTTTCTTATTATACTATCATACTATAAAGAAACTGAATATATGTCCTGATAAACAGGGCCATCTGATTTTAATTCACTCTTTATCAGTGATATTTTTTCCAGGACCATTTCCCCAACAAAAAATTCTTTATTCATTAATTCCTTAATATCACGCGACAATCTTTTCA
This window contains:
- a CDS encoding spore maturation protein; its protein translation is MFEIIKGISNWSIAILILIIPLYGFLKGVKVYDVFVEGAKGGVKTVLKIFPYLLAMMIVINIFRVSGAMNLLINLINPVTKKLGIPDDVLPLLFLRPLSGNASLSYTSYLLKNSGPDSFIGKLASTIQGSTETTFYIIAVYFGAIGIKKYRYAVTVGLLADIAGFFAAVFVCKLLFL
- a CDS encoding nucleoside recognition domain-containing protein, which produces MINYLWLGLIITGFIVGGITGQIDKVSEAIFQGAEDSVRLTIDLLGPIALWLGIMNIAQKSGFTQLLGRLIKPLINLIFPGIPDGHPARGAIVLNMVANMLGLGNSATPLGIKAMQELQDINPKKERASFAMCTLLALNTSSITIIPATIISLRVACNSNNPTIIIVSSIFATSISTVTALFFDRFFRVFTRE
- a CDS encoding stage V sporulation protein S — protein: MEVLKVSAKSSPNKVAGALAGVLRERGSAELQAIGAGALNQGIKAVAIARGFVAPSGIDLICIPAFTDIEIDGEERTAIKLIVEPR
- a CDS encoding TIGR00282 family metallophosphoesterase encodes the protein MRIFFIGDIVGRIGRKAVKEILPDLQKKHGFDFVIANGENAAGGFGLTKLVAQELYSYGINCLTMGNHTWDNKDILNIIDEYAIVRPLNYNLGSPGSGWRIFAINNKKLAVVNFIGQVFMDNNSPFDKYEQEIANIKKESDLIVIDFHAEATGEKLAFAHYVTADVSCVVGTHTHIQTADEKIIEQQTAYITDLGMTGAVDSILGMSKTSVIERFRYQIPQRFKVARGLYQLEGLLVDINDTTGKAESVLRIHQTSLK
- the rny gene encoding ribonuclease Y produces the protein MNTINGGVLYVVVAVPASIIIGYFIRKYIAEAKIQSAEQEARKIRETAEREAESKKRELILEAKESAHKIKEETDKENQKRRSELQKLENRLLHKEDSLDRRTETLERKEQSIRDKENYLNNQEKEIVNLKEKQLKTLEEIANFTQNEAKEFLFKKVEEELEHEFAKMIKEKEARVKEEADKKAREIISLAIQRCAADHVAETTISVVSLPNDEMKGRIIGREGRNIRTLESITGIDLIIDDTPEAVVISGFDPMRREIARIALEKLIVDGRIHPARIEEMVEKARKELDTHIREVGEQATFDAGVHGLHSELVKLLGRLKFRTSYGQNVLQHSLEVSYLAGIMAAELGADITLAKRGGLLHDIGKSIDHEVEGPHIKIGMDLARKYGESDKVIHTIGAHHGDIEFESIEAVLVSAADAISAARPGARRETLESYIKRLEELENIANTYNGVEKAYAIQAGREIRVIVESDKIDDSKSSKVARDLSKRIEESLDYPGQIKVVVIRETRSVDYAK
- a CDS encoding regulatory protein RecX, translating into MRKNLDDCLQSAKDDAFNLLSYRERSENELKKRLLRKGHKRAIINQVIARLKDLDYLNDKRFAEMWIRDRIANKPRGRYYLKKELKNKGVKPAVIASVLNKLLTDGNEKEMAEKLANKWIKSHSIDKYHEAEYFLRLKRYLRNKGFSFDLVNIVVSKIEENQ
- the recA gene encoding recombinase RecA, whose product is MAIKRIEKQFGQGSIMKLGEAKAMNVEVIPTGALPLDIALGVGGVPRGRIIEIYGPESSGKTTLALHIIAEAQKKGGIAAFIDAEHALDPKYSENLGVNIDNLLISQPNNGEEALEIAEALVRSNAIDVIVIDSVAALVPKAEIDGEMGDSHVGLQARLMSQAMRKLSGAISKSKTICIFINQIREKVGVMFGNPETTPGGRALKFYSSVRMEIRRAQAIKDGDESIGAQTKVKVVKNKVAPPFRQAMFDIMYGTGISASGCILDMGVETGIIDRAGSWYSYGDERLGQGRENSKKFLEDNGDILKEVDEKIRGSLGLLDEEEVAASEEES